A stretch of the Teretinema zuelzerae genome encodes the following:
- the pyrC gene encoding dihydroorotase gives MSSTLVLNARLIDKNTDCPGAVLIRGERIAGVFRNADSSSARRLAAAALAADSGTSDYDEYDAKGAVLMPAFVDLHAHFRDPGFTHKEDLLSASRAAAAGGYGTVVLMANTDPVISDGAAAAAVRERVREIGLIDAFQAVSLTRNFDGRDASALSSLDSREVPVATEDGREVASSAVMLDAMRRCAAAGVVVSCHCEDPELAAGAKPFRAQALAESDSSRVKTLLGEAECRLRLAEDLMTDRNLSLAAASGCRVHIAHASTAGVLESIRRAKKQRAPVAVSRGGDTAIVSPVTCEATPHHLVLTDDYPAIVNPPLRPAADRAALVAALLDGTIDAIATDHAPHTPADKAAGAPGFSGIQTAFAVCFTELVGTGLVGLSRLSALMAANPAEILGLERGLLKEGWRADLALADVDSARTLDPDDESAWFSKGKNTPLAGTPLRGWITAVWNAGRRVYPFS, from the coding sequence GTGAGTTCGACTCTTGTTTTGAACGCGCGATTGATCGATAAAAATACCGACTGCCCGGGCGCCGTGCTGATCCGGGGCGAACGCATAGCCGGGGTTTTCCGCAATGCCGACTCCTCTTCCGCGCGCCGTCTGGCGGCCGCCGCCCTTGCGGCGGATAGCGGAACCTCCGATTACGACGAATACGACGCGAAGGGAGCCGTTTTGATGCCGGCCTTCGTCGATCTGCACGCGCACTTCCGCGATCCGGGCTTTACGCATAAAGAAGACCTTTTATCCGCGTCCCGCGCCGCCGCGGCGGGCGGCTACGGCACCGTCGTCCTCATGGCGAACACCGATCCGGTAATCTCCGACGGCGCGGCCGCCGCTGCCGTGCGGGAGAGAGTCCGGGAAATCGGCCTGATCGACGCGTTCCAGGCCGTGAGCCTCACCCGGAACTTCGACGGCCGCGACGCTTCCGCCCTGTCCTCCCTGGACAGCCGGGAGGTCCCCGTCGCCACCGAAGACGGCCGCGAGGTCGCCTCTTCCGCCGTCATGCTCGACGCCATGCGCCGCTGCGCCGCCGCCGGCGTCGTGGTTTCCTGCCACTGCGAGGACCCCGAACTCGCCGCCGGGGCGAAGCCCTTCCGCGCGCAAGCCCTTGCTGAATCTGACTCCTCCAGGGTTAAAACCCTTCTCGGCGAAGCGGAATGCCGCCTCCGCCTCGCGGAAGACCTGATGACCGACCGCAATCTTTCCCTCGCCGCCGCTTCCGGCTGCAGGGTTCACATCGCCCACGCGAGCACCGCCGGCGTTCTCGAGTCGATTCGCCGCGCGAAAAAACAGCGCGCTCCGGTTGCAGTCTCCCGCGGCGGCGATACCGCGATCGTCAGCCCCGTAACCTGCGAGGCTACCCCGCATCACCTCGTCCTGACCGACGACTATCCGGCGATCGTGAATCCTCCGCTTCGACCGGCCGCCGACCGCGCCGCCCTCGTCGCCGCCCTGCTCGACGGCACCATCGACGCGATCGCGACCGACCACGCTCCCCACACCCCGGCGGACAAGGCCGCCGGAGCCCCGGGATTTTCCGGCATCCAGACGGCCTTCGCTGTCTGTTTTACCGAGCTGGTCGGAACCGGCCTCGTCGGACTTTCTCGCCTTTCCGCCCTCATGGCCGCGAACCCGGCTGAAATCCTGGGCCTCGAACGGGGCCTCCTGAAGGAAGGCTGGCGGGCGGATCTCGCCCTCGCCGATGTAGATTCCGCGCGGACGCTCGACCCCGACGACGAGTCGGCCTGGTTCTCGAAGGGAAAAAACACCCCGCTCGCCGGAACGCCTTTACGAGGCTGGATAACCGCGGTCTGGAACGCGGGGCGCAGGGTCTACCCGTTCAGCTGA
- the purD gene encoding phosphoribosylamine--glycine ligase, translating to MKTIVIGSGGREHAIAWALSRSLNITEVLCIPGNGGTAMEPKCRNLHISVGETSQVVEACVSELSGLTDGSFVVVGPEDPLAAGIAERLFEAGLRVVGPHAAGAMLEASKDVAKKFMHKYGVACAASVTCETAADALAEIDRINGPVVVKADGLAAGKGVVVAPDSETASRAVRDFMVDSTLGSAGRKVVVEEYLEGEEISILAAVSVAPGLTAAGKSRILPFVTARDHKRLKDGAQGPNTGGMGAIAPAPGVDAAVLERFRTDILEPTLRGLCAEGYDYRGFIFFGVMVTSSGPKLLEYNVRLGDPETQAVLPLMESDFASLCEAIIDGKLDSFNLSWKPGYVCAPVAVSRGYPGSYPKGLPIAIDEPSVSAAGGKIFIAGGTVNARASGSRSGEASAEPGQLVTSGGRVLASSAFGSTVDEARERAYRALESVGFDGMFFRRDIGLPGAAVSGHLS from the coding sequence ATGAAAACAATAGTAATAGGCTCCGGCGGCCGCGAGCACGCTATCGCCTGGGCTCTGTCCCGTTCCCTCAATATAACTGAAGTCCTGTGCATCCCCGGCAACGGCGGCACCGCCATGGAGCCGAAATGCCGCAATCTCCATATATCGGTCGGAGAAACCTCCCAGGTCGTAGAAGCCTGCGTTTCCGAGCTTTCCGGGCTTACGGACGGCTCCTTCGTCGTCGTCGGCCCCGAGGATCCGCTTGCCGCCGGCATCGCCGAGCGTCTTTTCGAAGCAGGTCTTCGGGTAGTCGGCCCCCATGCCGCCGGCGCCATGCTCGAAGCGAGCAAGGACGTCGCTAAAAAATTCATGCACAAATACGGCGTCGCCTGCGCCGCGAGCGTTACCTGCGAAACCGCGGCCGACGCTCTTGCCGAAATCGACCGGATCAACGGCCCCGTCGTCGTAAAAGCCGACGGACTCGCCGCCGGAAAGGGCGTCGTGGTGGCGCCTGACTCCGAAACCGCCTCCCGGGCCGTGCGCGACTTTATGGTCGACTCGACTCTCGGCAGCGCCGGAAGAAAGGTTGTCGTCGAGGAATACCTTGAAGGCGAGGAGATTTCGATTCTTGCCGCCGTGAGCGTCGCTCCCGGTCTGACCGCGGCGGGAAAGTCGCGGATACTGCCCTTCGTAACGGCGCGGGACCACAAGCGCCTGAAAGACGGAGCCCAGGGTCCGAACACCGGCGGAATGGGCGCGATAGCCCCAGCGCCGGGAGTGGATGCGGCGGTGCTCGAGCGCTTCCGGACCGATATACTCGAGCCGACTCTCCGCGGCCTGTGCGCGGAAGGCTACGACTACCGCGGCTTCATCTTCTTCGGCGTGATGGTCACCTCCTCCGGGCCGAAGCTTCTTGAATACAACGTGCGCCTGGGAGACCCCGAAACCCAGGCCGTGCTTCCCCTGATGGAATCGGACTTCGCCTCCCTCTGCGAAGCGATCATCGACGGAAAGCTCGATTCCTTTAACCTGTCCTGGAAGCCGGGCTACGTCTGCGCTCCGGTCGCCGTGTCCCGCGGATATCCGGGCTCGTATCCCAAGGGCTTGCCCATCGCCATCGACGAGCCGAGCGTATCGGCCGCCGGCGGTAAAATATTCATCGCGGGCGGAACGGTCAATGCCCGCGCGTCCGGCTCCCGTTCAGGGGAAGCGTCCGCCGAACCGGGCCAGTTGGTCACCTCGGGCGGGCGAGTGCTCGCTTCCTCGGCCTTCGGCTCCACGGTCGACGAGGCCCGCGAACGGGCGTACCGCGCCCTGGAATCGGTCGGCTTCGACGGGATGTTCTTCCGCCGCGACATCGGTCTGCCCGGCGCCGCCGTTTCCGGCCATCTGTCCTGA
- the pyrB gene encoding aspartate carbamoyltransferase produces MLKGRHLIEPGDLTLAELDDLFCLAEKIIAEPQNWSEVCRGKILATLFFEPSTRTRLSFEAAMLRLGGSTLGFAEPNASSAAKGESLADTIRTVSSYADVIAMRNPKEGAALLASRFSEVPVINAGDGGHHHPTQTLTDLLTIRQIKGKVQGLTIGLCGDLKFGRTVHSLAKAMSRYPGNRFVLISPPELEIPDYIISRVFKPAGVSFTRTRRLEEAMGDLDILYMTRVQKERFFNEQDYVRLKDSYILDAEKMRLARPDLTVLHPLPRVNEISTEVDSDPRAAYFPQVKYGMYIRMALIARLLGVAGAEPEPLKQPKAGQSVKGGRRK; encoded by the coding sequence ATGCTGAAAGGGCGACATCTCATCGAGCCCGGCGATCTGACGCTGGCGGAGCTCGATGATCTTTTTTGTTTGGCGGAGAAAATAATCGCCGAACCTCAGAACTGGTCGGAGGTATGCCGGGGAAAGATCCTGGCAACCCTGTTTTTCGAGCCGAGCACGAGAACGCGCCTTTCTTTCGAAGCGGCGATGCTCCGTTTGGGCGGCTCCACCCTCGGGTTCGCCGAGCCTAACGCGAGCTCCGCGGCGAAGGGCGAAAGCCTCGCCGACACCATCCGCACCGTTTCCAGCTACGCCGACGTCATCGCCATGCGCAACCCGAAAGAGGGCGCGGCCCTTCTGGCGAGCCGCTTCAGCGAGGTTCCCGTCATCAACGCCGGCGACGGCGGCCATCATCACCCCACGCAAACGCTCACCGACCTGCTGACCATCCGCCAGATCAAGGGAAAGGTGCAGGGCTTGACGATAGGACTCTGCGGCGACCTCAAATTCGGGCGCACGGTGCACAGCCTTGCGAAGGCGATGAGCCGCTACCCCGGCAACCGCTTCGTCCTCATCAGCCCTCCCGAACTTGAAATACCCGATTACATCATCAGCCGCGTCTTCAAGCCGGCCGGAGTTTCGTTCACCCGGACGAGGCGCCTCGAGGAAGCGATGGGCGATCTCGATATCCTGTACATGACCCGCGTTCAAAAAGAGCGTTTTTTCAACGAGCAGGACTATGTACGCCTGAAGGACAGCTACATCCTCGATGCCGAAAAGATGCGCCTTGCCCGTCCCGATTTGACGGTCCTCCATCCGCTGCCGAGGGTGAACGAAATATCGACGGAAGTCGACTCCGATCCCCGCGCCGCGTATTTCCCCCAGGTGAAATACGGCATGTATATCCGCATGGCGCTGATCGCCCGACTCCTCGGAGTCGCGGGAGCGGAGCCTGAACCGCTGAAGCAGCCGAAAGCGGGACAAAGCGTGAAGGGAGGGCGGCGGAAATGA
- a CDS encoding aspartate carbamoyltransferase regulatory subunit — protein MNVQKIRDGLVIDHIRAGTGLRIFNWLKLDRVPFSVALIMNVPSKQMGTKDIIKIDNHLDIDYSVLGFIDPNITVSVIEGEHVMRKITLALPERVENVIRCRNPRCITSSEAGIPHVFHLIDRKRAEYACEYCDEAYRAGIGEVL, from the coding sequence ATGAACGTACAAAAAATCCGGGACGGACTGGTGATCGATCATATTCGCGCAGGCACGGGCTTGAGAATTTTCAACTGGCTCAAGCTTGACCGCGTCCCCTTCAGCGTAGCCCTCATCATGAACGTGCCCTCCAAACAGATGGGCACCAAGGACATCATCAAGATCGACAACCACCTCGACATCGATTATTCGGTGCTCGGCTTCATCGATCCGAACATTACCGTCAGCGTGATCGAGGGCGAGCACGTGATGCGCAAGATAACCCTCGCTCTCCCCGAACGGGTGGAAAACGTCATCCGCTGCCGGAACCCCCGCTGCATCACCAGCTCCGAAGCGGGCATCCCGCATGTGTTCCATCTCATCGACCGGAAGCGGGCAGAGTACGCCTGCGAATACTGCGACGAAGCGTATCGCGCCGGCATAGGGGAAGTGCTGTGA
- a CDS encoding DUF362 domain-containing protein, protein MPTPSSTVYWSDLRTNPSLTILKKLDRLLRAAGMETLDLTDKYTAFKIHFGEPGNMAYIRPPYVAVVSALVRELGGKPFLTDANTLYSGRRHNAWDHLRSGFENGFSRDATGCDLIIADGLKGNDYVEMPVRGGIHCTTAKIGCAVAEADAVVSLNHFKGHELTGFGGALKNLGMGCASRAGKKFLHEVSHPVIDRNNCTGCGLCVKNCAHHAITLDAQRKAVIDHDLCTGCCQCVAVCQFSAARASEGSASRVCSERISEYTEAILNGKPHFHVNFVMNVSPNCDCWANNDAPVVADIGIFASLDPVALDQACVDAVNAAPAINGTALTDRNYGGTGEKFGHIHPDTDWSAGLDHAVRLGLGNRKYDLVKV, encoded by the coding sequence ATGCCGACACCTTCATCAACCGTTTATTGGAGCGATCTTCGCACGAATCCGTCTCTCACCATCCTGAAGAAGCTCGACCGCCTTCTCCGCGCGGCCGGCATGGAAACTCTCGATCTAACCGACAAATACACCGCCTTCAAGATTCACTTCGGCGAGCCGGGCAACATGGCCTACATCAGGCCTCCCTATGTCGCCGTCGTTTCCGCTCTCGTTCGCGAACTCGGCGGAAAGCCCTTCCTTACCGACGCGAACACCCTGTATTCCGGCCGCCGCCACAACGCCTGGGACCACCTGCGTTCGGGCTTCGAGAACGGTTTTTCCCGCGACGCGACCGGCTGCGACCTCATCATCGCCGACGGCCTGAAAGGAAACGACTATGTGGAAATGCCCGTCCGCGGCGGAATCCACTGCACGACTGCCAAAATCGGATGCGCTGTCGCCGAGGCGGACGCCGTCGTCAGCCTCAACCATTTCAAGGGGCACGAGCTTACCGGCTTCGGCGGCGCTCTGAAGAACCTGGGCATGGGATGCGCGAGCCGCGCCGGCAAGAAATTCCTCCACGAAGTTTCCCATCCGGTCATCGACCGGAACAACTGCACCGGCTGCGGCCTGTGCGTAAAAAACTGCGCGCACCATGCGATTACGCTGGACGCCCAGCGCAAGGCCGTCATCGATCACGACCTGTGCACCGGCTGCTGCCAGTGCGTCGCGGTTTGCCAGTTCTCCGCCGCGCGGGCTTCGGAAGGCTCCGCGAGCCGGGTGTGCAGCGAGCGCATTTCCGAATACACCGAGGCGATTCTCAACGGCAAGCCCCACTTCCACGTCAACTTCGTCATGAACGTCTCTCCCAACTGCGACTGCTGGGCGAACAACGACGCTCCCGTCGTGGCCGACATCGGCATTTTCGCGAGCCTCGACCCCGTCGCTCTCGATCAGGCCTGCGTGGACGCGGTCAACGCCGCCCCCGCGATCAACGGCACCGCCCTTACCGACCGGAACTACGGCGGAACAGGCGAAAAGTTCGGCCACATCCATCCCGACACGGACTGGTCAGCCGGCCTCGACCACGCGGTCCGCCTGGGACTCGGAAACCGGAAGTACGATCTCGTAAAGGTCTAG
- a CDS encoding THUMP domain-containing class I SAM-dependent RNA methyltransferase, with protein sequence MYTLVALCAIGAEKVLSNELKQLGFVLLPGGGDPSALSRPPVGRVSFRLSGEDEARGGAACLAALYRANLCLRTADRVYLQMALIPCRDFDALFTGVAAVRWHDWFKKDFKILVDKVRVHASKLSSETTIQSVVHKGIYESLGKAWKMSSLPETGSEVAIRVYMEHDAASILLDLSGMPLHRRGYRTAGGEAPIRETLASVLIQSLAWRRKTPFHDAFCGSGTIPIEAVLYAHNIAPGLGRSFALEHLVPFTTAEAKAALEEERARAASAIRTDCLVRVTGSDIDEKVLVSARGNAERACSIAGRALQTIGKDSRIPRPDFVRASFEELAAPWPEGLLLSNPPWGERLEDADSARALYSSMHRLFKDFAGWDLAFITSNTSFEDAIGRKADKRKKFKSGNLDTVFYHFSKER encoded by the coding sequence ATGTATACCCTGGTAGCGCTGTGCGCCATTGGAGCCGAAAAGGTTCTTTCAAACGAGCTGAAACAGCTCGGATTCGTTCTTCTCCCCGGCGGAGGAGATCCTTCCGCTCTTTCCCGTCCTCCCGTAGGGCGGGTTTCTTTCCGGCTTTCCGGGGAAGACGAAGCGCGCGGCGGGGCCGCCTGTCTGGCCGCCCTGTATCGGGCGAACCTCTGCCTTCGAACCGCCGACCGGGTGTACCTGCAGATGGCCCTCATCCCCTGCCGCGATTTCGACGCCCTCTTTACCGGAGTAGCCGCCGTCCGCTGGCACGACTGGTTCAAAAAGGATTTCAAGATCCTCGTGGACAAGGTCCGCGTGCATGCAAGCAAATTGTCCTCGGAAACCACCATCCAGAGCGTCGTACACAAAGGCATCTACGAATCCCTGGGGAAGGCCTGGAAAATGTCGTCCCTGCCTGAAACCGGATCTGAAGTCGCGATACGCGTATATATGGAGCACGACGCCGCGAGCATCCTCCTCGATCTTTCGGGAATGCCCCTGCATCGGCGCGGATACCGCACCGCCGGAGGCGAAGCCCCCATACGGGAAACCCTCGCCTCGGTTCTGATCCAAAGCCTAGCCTGGCGGAGAAAAACTCCGTTCCACGACGCGTTCTGCGGCTCGGGCACTATTCCCATCGAAGCCGTCCTTTACGCCCACAACATTGCACCCGGCCTCGGCCGCTCCTTCGCCCTCGAGCATCTCGTTCCGTTCACCACGGCAGAGGCGAAGGCCGCCCTCGAAGAGGAACGCGCCCGCGCGGCTTCGGCGATCCGCACGGATTGCCTGGTACGGGTTACCGGAAGCGACATCGACGAGAAGGTCCTGGTTTCTGCCCGCGGAAACGCCGAACGAGCCTGTTCCATCGCCGGACGCGCCCTTCAGACTATCGGAAAGGATTCCCGTATTCCCCGGCCGGATTTCGTCCGCGCCTCCTTCGAGGAACTCGCGGCGCCCTGGCCCGAAGGCTTGCTTCTTTCCAATCCGCCCTGGGGCGAACGGCTTGAAGACGCTGATTCCGCTCGGGCTCTGTATTCTTCGATGCACCGTCTTTTCAAGGATTTCGCAGGCTGGGATCTCGCCTTCATCACCAGCAACACTTCCTTCGAGGACGCAATCGGCAGGAAAGCCGACAAGCGGAAGAAGTTCAAGAGCGGAAATCTGGACACCGTGTTCTACCATTTCAGCAAGGAGAGGTGA
- a CDS encoding dihydroorotate dehydrogenase: MCSKGLTLAPKPGNTGRRLLETPSGLINSIGLENPGIPHFIEHELKTMMDLGPVVLANLSGAGLETYVEGAALLDKTDVPMIELNISCPNVKAGGMAWGLDCRAASEVVSAVRKATSKPLMVKLSPNAPDLSGVARSVVAAGADALSLVNTFQSFAVDIEKGRPYFDNVTAGLAGPAIKPIALRMLRDVMLNVPECRDGRIPVAGLGGISCWQDAVEFIMTGAKAVQVGTATFANPHAMEEIIAGLISFMERKGYGEIEDMRGIAL, encoded by the coding sequence ATCTGCTCGAAGGGCCTCACCCTCGCGCCCAAGCCGGGAAACACCGGCAGGCGGCTGTTGGAAACGCCGTCCGGCCTCATCAATTCCATCGGCCTAGAAAACCCGGGAATCCCGCATTTCATCGAACATGAACTGAAAACCATGATGGATCTCGGCCCCGTCGTCCTAGCGAACCTTTCCGGCGCCGGGCTTGAAACCTACGTAGAAGGCGCCGCCCTCCTCGACAAAACCGACGTCCCCATGATCGAACTCAATATTTCCTGCCCCAACGTGAAAGCCGGCGGCATGGCCTGGGGCTTGGATTGCCGGGCCGCGTCGGAGGTGGTGTCCGCCGTCAGGAAGGCGACGAGCAAACCGCTGATGGTCAAGCTTTCCCCGAACGCTCCCGATCTTTCGGGAGTGGCGCGCTCGGTAGTCGCGGCGGGGGCGGACGCGCTGAGTCTGGTGAATACGTTCCAGTCGTTCGCGGTCGACATCGAGAAGGGGCGGCCGTATTTCGACAACGTCACAGCGGGGCTCGCGGGCCCGGCGATCAAGCCGATCGCGCTCAGGATGCTCAGGGACGTGATGCTGAACGTGCCGGAGTGCAGGGACGGCCGGATCCCGGTGGCGGGTTTGGGCGGAATTTCGTGCTGGCAGGACGCGGTCGAGTTCATTATGACGGGCGCGAAGGCGGTGCAGGTGGGAACGGCTACGTTTGCGAATCCGCACGCGATGGAAGAAATCATCGCGGGATTGATAAGTTTTATGGAAAGAAAAGGGTATGGAGAAATAGAAGACATGAGAGGTATCGCGTTGTAA
- a CDS encoding ketopantoate reductase family protein: protein MKEIKRVLIAGAGAIGSMVARELSRGDGIETAILAAGPRFGRYRKDGFVLNGEKAGFEIADAAEPGQWDLVVVACKFHHLPQVMDDLQNHVGPDTIILSLLNGVSSEELLRKRFPLARVPLAMIIGTDAGREGNATVFSNEGTIFFGDDENAENPAEWSAPVRSIAALFDRCAISYTVPRNMRNRLWYKFMMNVGLNQTTAVLRESYRILQTPTRIPEAAELFESAMREVALVAAAEGVVLTDGDVREMYRVLDTLSPEGKTSMCQDVEAGRKTEVEMFALAVMELGKKHGIEVPVNETLYRLLRVIEQAAGVRGS, encoded by the coding sequence ATGAAAGAAATAAAACGGGTGCTGATCGCGGGAGCCGGGGCCATCGGCTCGATGGTTGCGCGGGAACTGTCGCGGGGAGACGGAATAGAAACAGCCATTCTCGCCGCCGGGCCGCGGTTCGGACGCTACCGAAAAGACGGATTCGTCCTCAACGGCGAAAAGGCCGGTTTCGAAATCGCGGACGCCGCCGAGCCCGGGCAATGGGATTTGGTCGTCGTCGCCTGCAAATTCCATCATCTACCGCAGGTGATGGACGACCTTCAAAACCATGTCGGGCCGGATACGATCATCCTCTCCCTTTTAAACGGCGTCTCGAGCGAGGAGCTGTTGCGGAAGCGCTTTCCCCTCGCCCGGGTTCCGCTCGCCATGATAATCGGCACGGACGCAGGCCGCGAGGGCAACGCGACGGTTTTTTCAAACGAGGGAACCATCTTCTTCGGAGACGACGAAAACGCCGAAAACCCGGCCGAATGGTCCGCCCCGGTCCGCTCGATAGCCGCCCTGTTCGACCGCTGCGCCATCTCGTACACGGTTCCCAGGAACATGAGAAACCGCCTGTGGTACAAGTTCATGATGAACGTCGGTTTGAATCAGACGACGGCGGTGCTGCGCGAATCCTACCGCATCCTCCAAACTCCGACGCGCATCCCGGAAGCCGCCGAGCTTTTCGAGTCGGCGATGCGGGAGGTCGCGCTGGTGGCCGCTGCGGAGGGAGTCGTTCTGACGGACGGCGATGTTCGGGAAATGTACCGCGTCCTGGACACCCTCTCCCCGGAGGGGAAAACGTCGATGTGCCAGGACGTGGAAGCTGGACGCAAAACAGAGGTCGAGATGTTCGCCCTCGCGGTAATGGAGCTCGGCAAAAAGCACGGCATCGAGGTTCCGGTAAACGAAACGCTCTACCGGCTGCTCCGCGTCATCGAGCAAGCTGCAGGAGTTCGAGGGAGCTGA
- the pyrF gene encoding orotidine-5'-phosphate decarboxylase, which translates to MNTEFHAMLRLQAACAEKGPLCVGLDTDPSYLPPEVLRMYDSPAEAVLEYNRALIGATAPHAACFKVQIAYYEALGLRGLAAYAETLSLVRAAGIPVIADIKRGDIADTAKAYARAHFSGDFEADIVTLNPYMGFDTLEPFLEYVGKAGKGAFVLLRTSNPGMKDIEWLELSQSSAEAAGASHASPVRVLDAVGAGLSRIADRYGDFSASGCAPFGAVVGCTEEADARALRDRYPGLFFLIPGYGAQGGAARIAATLLDRAGGTVNSSRGILTAWMKDPSLELKKSSGSLSMKDIAEAAGRAAFSATAELLGAKKALAASSPAATGERP; encoded by the coding sequence ATGAACACCGAATTCCATGCCATGCTCCGGCTTCAGGCCGCCTGCGCCGAGAAAGGCCCGCTTTGCGTCGGCCTCGATACAGATCCGTCGTATCTGCCTCCGGAAGTTCTCCGGATGTACGATTCTCCCGCCGAAGCCGTATTGGAGTACAACCGCGCCCTCATCGGCGCCACCGCTCCCCACGCGGCATGCTTCAAGGTTCAAATCGCCTACTACGAAGCCCTCGGCCTCCGCGGGCTCGCGGCTTACGCCGAAACCCTCTCACTGGTGCGAGCTGCGGGAATCCCCGTGATAGCAGACATCAAGCGCGGAGACATCGCCGACACGGCAAAGGCCTACGCCCGCGCCCACTTTTCCGGCGACTTCGAGGCGGACATCGTCACCCTTAATCCCTACATGGGCTTCGACACCCTTGAACCCTTCCTCGAATACGTCGGCAAGGCAGGAAAGGGCGCCTTCGTGCTGCTGAGGACCTCGAACCCCGGCATGAAGGACATCGAGTGGCTCGAGCTGTCTCAGTCCTCCGCCGAAGCCGCCGGCGCTTCCCATGCTTCCCCGGTCCGCGTGCTCGACGCCGTCGGCGCCGGCCTTTCGCGGATCGCCGACCGCTACGGCGACTTTTCGGCAAGCGGCTGCGCTCCCTTCGGAGCAGTCGTCGGCTGCACCGAGGAAGCGGACGCGAGAGCCCTCAGGGACAGATATCCGGGGCTCTTCTTCCTGATTCCCGGCTACGGAGCCCAGGGCGGAGCGGCCCGGATCGCCGCGACCCTTCTGGACCGTGCAGGCGGAACAGTGAACTCTTCGCGCGGAATCCTTACTGCCTGGATGAAGGATCCCTCCCTCGAACTCAAAAAAAGCTCGGGAAGCCTCTCAATGAAGGACATCGCGGAAGCCGCCGGACGGGCCGCCTTCAGCGCAACCGCTGAACTTTTAGGCGCGAAAAAAGCCCTTGCGGCATCTTCCCCGGCGGCAACCGGAGAGCGCCCCTGA
- a CDS encoding dihydroorotate dehydrogenase electron transfer subunit, which translates to MCAGPEYPRFAGKAEVTASREIAPGVYSLTVSRSAGEREVPAPVSGQFFMLRARPSGVLLGRPISVYRSSGSGIEFLILKKGRGTEELCALRSGDSLDLVGPVGNRFLPPDEAFSSAGIPKPAAPRIAVIGGGIGVAPVAGFALSETGELPARSFDFYASFRSSPYGLEGIAERAKNLIITTEDGSSGTKGMLPSVFNPADYDLAYACGPTPMLRWIKDACEKAGEAGKGSPLAFLSLEERMACGAGACLGCTVSTIRGNKRCCVDGPVFDSREVIF; encoded by the coding sequence ATGTGCGCCGGCCCGGAATATCCCCGCTTTGCCGGCAAGGCTGAAGTTACGGCTTCCCGCGAGATCGCTCCGGGAGTATATTCCCTGACCGTATCGCGGAGCGCGGGCGAACGCGAAGTTCCCGCCCCCGTCTCCGGCCAGTTTTTCATGCTCCGCGCCCGGCCCTCCGGCGTTCTTTTGGGACGGCCCATCAGCGTGTACCGCTCTTCCGGCTCCGGGATCGAATTTCTCATTCTGAAAAAGGGGAGGGGAACGGAGGAACTCTGCGCCCTCCGCTCCGGAGACAGCCTCGACCTCGTCGGACCGGTCGGAAACCGTTTCCTTCCGCCGGACGAAGCGTTCTCGTCAGCCGGCATCCCGAAGCCGGCCGCGCCCCGCATCGCGGTCATCGGCGGCGGCATCGGTGTCGCTCCCGTCGCCGGCTTTGCTCTCTCCGAAACCGGAGAACTTCCCGCGCGCTCGTTCGACTTTTACGCCTCCTTCCGCTCGTCTCCCTACGGCCTCGAGGGAATCGCGGAGCGCGCGAAAAACCTGATAATCACCACGGAAGACGGCTCTTCCGGAACGAAGGGCATGCTTCCTTCCGTGTTCAATCCAGCCGATTACGACCTTGCGTACGCCTGCGGTCCGACCCCCATGCTGCGCTGGATCAAGGACGCCTGCGAAAAAGCGGGCGAAGCGGGGAAGGGCTCCCCTCTCGCCTTCCTCAGCCTCGAGGAGCGCATGGCCTGCGGCGCCGGCGCCTGCCTCGGCTGCACCGTGTCTACGATCCGCGGCAACAAACGCTGCTGCGTAGACGGCCCCGTCTTCGACTCCCGGGAGGTGATCTTTTGA